The following are encoded together in the Adhaeribacter arboris genome:
- a CDS encoding Ig-like domain-containing protein: MKKIYTPSLLVVRFFKPLIVLLIVVIIGLPSFAQTIQVNFQDPKTIPPTNWVRDYGQPYGLRTGANQGSNLTYGWKKRSDNSLLNISVGGTTPGNGRDRDKPSNVLQATLIHMQSDDIVGAFDGTKAEGYWEVKVPKGIYDVTVSAGDAGVYSFPERHSLNVEGATAIDKFVPTGAAGASTRFKSATVRVSVTDGNLTIDADGGTNTKINSARIVPVTTSPITYWSANEQLVTIEKGGSTTNKTFSLDLSNTGNKSVQYTLSAVYGTGGSGWLTFNKTHSGTEPNVTFNYSAAQNLPVGTYKATVKAAASGFTAGSVTVQVTVSAPRPYVVSSTPTNGATNVNVNTSSIAANNLFVPTVAGYPGGVDNSTITSSTVKLLKVVGSTTTQVAGVVQGTGGGDAISFSPTFALEANTTYKFMVTEGVKSYPGASFIPYTATFTTGAAIEPTDPLSVEFTKVPVSGTQNKKYSSLVIGPDDKFYALRLDGVIERFTINHTNGTLSNLTTINTLVGKYGNRTAVGLVFDPAATASNLIAYVSHCSSGLEGAPIFDGKISKLSGSSLSTERLLVTNLPRSAKDHLVNSLVFGPDKALYIAQGSNSSMGAFDGAWQRDESLLSGTVLRLDLVKLGNSTLDAKTTSNQSLINNASSSQLRFSDGTYNPYAANAPLTIYASGVRNAYDLVWHSNGQLYAPANGSAAGGSTPPSVAGTRRPDGTFYSGPTIPATSGVQVQNDWLFRIKPKGYYGHPNPLRGEYVANRGYKDNSKYPSTLGADKNYRGAAFNFELNRSPNGAIEYKSNTFNGALKGKLLVCRFSGGGDIIVLKPGSVVKGSADSEYDIEADYTGAGTSGLVGMSGFINPLDIVEDVKTGNLYVIEFNWNNIPDRTSQITLLRVSSISDDEGFAAAFPEKISATEVVGVTQTALSQTVNSLTKATMAKKDKDKDKDKDKDKDKDKDKDKDKDDDDSDLPDLSQVTPHAVTISNTGRGNLKLKGLAIIGENAGEFRMLGQPDAKPNKPIKIRKNSSITFNVAFYPTSKGFKKAKLEAVSGKKKKDQTVSVELYGLGIVYEGSDTTTIDSLVDSLTSIVTKVTDVEPVLKVYPNPNPIGSKIYADLTGFKQQEPVTLSLYDTFGQLYQAKTVTTDDQGSTSAELLVTKTIKPGIYILKAQGSSGQKQTRIVLE; encoded by the coding sequence ATGAAGAAAATTTATACTCCTTCACTGCTGGTTGTCCGCTTTTTTAAACCATTAATAGTTCTCTTAATTGTTGTAATTATAGGTTTGCCCAGTTTTGCTCAAACCATTCAAGTTAACTTTCAGGATCCAAAAACAATACCGCCTACTAACTGGGTGCGGGATTATGGTCAGCCTTACGGACTACGTACTGGTGCCAATCAGGGCAGCAACTTGACGTATGGCTGGAAAAAACGTTCGGACAATAGCTTGTTAAATATTTCGGTAGGAGGTACAACTCCCGGCAATGGACGGGATCGGGACAAGCCTTCTAATGTACTGCAAGCTACTTTAATACACATGCAGTCGGATGATATCGTGGGGGCTTTTGACGGTACCAAAGCCGAAGGTTACTGGGAGGTAAAAGTACCGAAGGGAATTTATGATGTAACCGTTTCAGCGGGTGATGCCGGCGTTTATTCCTTTCCGGAAAGACATAGTTTAAATGTGGAAGGAGCTACAGCCATTGATAAATTTGTGCCTACCGGAGCAGCCGGGGCCAGTACCCGCTTTAAATCTGCTACGGTACGGGTAAGCGTTACTGATGGCAATCTAACCATTGATGCCGATGGCGGAACGAATACAAAAATTAACTCGGCCCGTATTGTACCGGTTACTACTAGTCCTATTACCTATTGGTCGGCGAATGAACAGTTAGTAACCATTGAAAAAGGTGGCTCTACTACAAACAAAACTTTTTCTTTAGACTTAAGCAACACGGGTAATAAAAGTGTTCAGTATACGCTCTCTGCTGTTTACGGCACAGGAGGTAGTGGTTGGTTAACTTTTAATAAAACCCATTCGGGTACCGAGCCTAACGTAACTTTTAATTATTCGGCGGCCCAAAATCTACCAGTGGGTACCTATAAGGCTACTGTTAAAGCAGCGGCTTCTGGTTTTACGGCGGGTAGTGTTACCGTTCAGGTAACGGTAAGTGCGCCCCGTCCTTACGTTGTTTCATCTACGCCGACGAATGGTGCTACTAATGTAAACGTAAATACGTCTAGTATTGCGGCTAACAACCTGTTTGTACCTACTGTAGCCGGTTACCCGGGCGGGGTAGATAACAGTACTATTACCAGCAGTACCGTTAAACTCTTGAAAGTAGTGGGCAGTACCACTACCCAGGTGGCCGGAGTGGTGCAGGGTACGGGTGGCGGCGATGCCATCAGCTTTTCGCCTACCTTTGCTTTAGAAGCCAATACTACCTATAAATTTATGGTAACCGAGGGCGTAAAATCTTATCCTGGGGCTTCCTTTATTCCGTACACAGCTACTTTTACTACCGGAGCTGCCATTGAACCCACGGATCCTTTATCGGTAGAGTTTACTAAAGTGCCTGTATCGGGTACGCAGAACAAAAAGTATTCTTCCTTGGTAATTGGGCCCGATGATAAATTTTATGCTTTGCGGCTAGATGGCGTCATCGAACGGTTTACAATTAACCACACCAATGGCACTTTAAGTAATTTAACTACTATAAATACTTTAGTGGGCAAGTATGGTAATCGTACCGCCGTGGGTTTGGTGTTCGATCCGGCAGCAACAGCTAGTAACTTAATTGCCTACGTTTCGCATTGTTCTTCCGGCTTGGAAGGAGCCCCGATTTTTGATGGTAAGATTTCTAAGTTATCGGGTTCTAGTCTTTCTACCGAACGCTTATTAGTAACAAATTTGCCTCGCTCGGCTAAAGACCACTTGGTAAATAGCTTGGTGTTTGGTCCGGATAAGGCCTTGTATATAGCGCAGGGTAGTAATAGTTCGATGGGAGCTTTTGACGGAGCCTGGCAACGGGACGAAAGTTTATTGTCAGGAACGGTGTTACGCCTGGATTTAGTAAAACTGGGCAACTCAACTTTAGACGCTAAAACTACTTCTAACCAAAGCTTAATTAATAATGCCTCCTCGAGTCAATTACGGTTTTCCGATGGTACGTATAACCCTTACGCTGCAAATGCACCACTTACTATTTATGCCTCTGGGGTTCGAAATGCTTACGATCTGGTGTGGCACAGCAACGGACAACTTTACGCACCCGCTAATGGCTCGGCAGCAGGTGGTAGTACACCGCCATCGGTAGCCGGAACCCGGCGGCCAGATGGTACCTTTTACAGCGGCCCAACCATACCGGCTACTTCGGGCGTACAGGTGCAAAATGATTGGCTATTCCGCATTAAGCCAAAAGGATATTACGGCCATCCGAATCCTTTACGTGGGGAGTACGTAGCTAACCGGGGATACAAAGATAATTCTAAATACCCGAGTACTTTAGGTGCCGATAAAAACTACCGGGGAGCCGCCTTTAACTTTGAACTGAACCGCTCGCCTAACGGAGCTATCGAGTACAAGAGCAATACTTTTAACGGTGCTTTAAAAGGCAAATTGCTGGTGTGTCGCTTTAGTGGCGGTGGGGATATTATTGTTTTAAAACCAGGTTCAGTAGTAAAAGGGAGCGCCGATAGTGAATACGACATTGAAGCCGATTACACTGGGGCCGGTACGAGTGGCTTAGTAGGTATGTCGGGTTTTATTAACCCTTTGGATATTGTAGAAGATGTAAAAACGGGTAACCTGTACGTAATCGAGTTTAACTGGAACAACATTCCGGATAGAACCTCCCAAATTACTTTGTTGCGCGTGAGCAGCATCTCCGATGACGAAGGTTTTGCTGCCGCTTTCCCGGAAAAGATTTCTGCTACCGAAGTAGTGGGAGTAACTCAAACGGCTTTATCTCAAACAGTAAATTCCTTAACTAAAGCCACAATGGCCAAGAAAGATAAAGACAAGGACAAGGATAAAGACAAGGACAAAGATAAGGACAAAGATAAAGACAAAGATAAAGACGATGATGATTCGGATTTACCGGATCTTTCTCAAGTAACGCCGCACGCCGTAACCATTTCCAATACTGGCCGGGGTAATTTAAAGTTGAAAGGTTTAGCCATTATTGGAGAGAATGCCGGTGAATTCCGGATGTTGGGTCAGCCAGATGCCAAACCGAATAAACCAATAAAAATTCGGAAGAATAGTTCTATTACCTTTAATGTGGCATTTTATCCGACTTCAAAAGGCTTTAAGAAAGCAAAGCTGGAAGCGGTTAGCGGTAAAAAGAAGAAAGACCAGACCGTTTCGGTGGAATTGTACGGTTTAGGTATTGTGTACGAAGGTAGTGATACCACCACTATTGATTCCTTGGTTGATTCCTTAACTTCTATTGTCACAAAAGTTACAGATGTTGAACCAGTTCTTAAAGTTTATCCAAACCCTAACCCAATTGGGTCTAAGATTTACGCAGATCTAACAGGTTTTAAGCAGCAGGAGCCGGTTACTTTGAGTTTGTACGATACTTTTGGGCAGTTGTACCAGGCCAAAACTGTTACTACGGATGATCAAGGAAGTACATCTGCAGAGTTACTAGTTACTAAAACCATAAAACCGGGTATTTACATCCTAAAAGCTCAAGGTTCATCGGGCCAGAAACAAACCAGGATTGTGCTGGAATAA
- a CDS encoding Ig-like domain-containing protein: protein MKKEFTLPLPVVPALNIKQLVFLFLSLLMSSSGFSAPNNSKPVKAYPGTIVAGETIASFTLINADTEQGIQTIASGNTINLAALSTKNLNIRVNTSPATVGSVKMILSGAQSKTTTETGAPYALFGDVNSNYNAWVPAVGNYTLQAIPYSGANGGGTAGTAKTITFSVVNSSSQPTIQVNFQDPATVPPAGWARDYGQPYGLRTGANQGNNLTYGWKNRLNNSLLDISVGGTTPGNGRNRNSILNPDINVLQATLMHMQSDDIPGTFDGTKAEAYWEVKVPNGIYDVTVSAGDAGVYSIPERHSLNVEGATAIDRFAPTGAAGASTRFKSATVQVTVTDGNLTIDADGGTNTKINSARIVPVSTSPYTFWSVNEQLLTIEKGGSTVNKTFSLDLSNSSNRTDVQYTVSALYGAGASGWLSFTPTHTGAEPNVSFNYAAAQNLPIGTYQATVKATATGFTAGSVSIQVTVSAPQPYVISSTPANGATNVSVNTSSIAANNLFVPTVAGYPGGVDNSTITSSTVKLLKVVGSTTTQVAGVVQGTGGGDAISFSPTFALEANTTYKFMVTEGVKSYPGASFIPYTATFTTGAAIEPTDPLSVEFTKVPISGTQNKKYTSLVIGPDDKLYALRLDGNIERFAINHLNGSLTFQTTITTLPGKYGGRSAVGLVFNPASTATNLIAYVSHCSSGLSGAAEFDGKISKLTGANLGTEQLLVTNLPRSTKDHLVNSLAFGPDGALYFCQGSNSSMGAYDGTWQRPESLLAGAVLRLDLVKLGSSTLDARTTSNQSLINNATASQLRFSDDTYNPYASNAPLTIYASGIRNAYDLVWHSNGQLYAAANGSAAGGNTPASVTGTRRPNGTFYNGPAVIATSGVQVQNDWLFRINPLKGVGYFGHPNPLRGEYVANRGFADNAKYPNGLEADPNYRGAAFNFGLNRSPNGTIEYKSNTFNGALKGKLLVCRFSGGGDIIVLKPGSVVINSPETDYDITDNYPGAGTAGLVGMSGFINPLDIVEDVQTGNLYVIEFNWNNIPDRTAQITLLRVSSISDDEGFATAFPEQITATEVVGVTQTATPPVAASWAKKPTANKDKKKKKDDENLPDYSKVTPHAVTISNTGRGNLKLKNLAIIGENASEFRMLNQPDAKPNKPVKIRKNSSVTFNVAFFPATEGFKTAKLEGVGSKKKKDQVVSVELFGLGIQYEGSDTTGIDSVANKAMKKSAAKVSKKLTDKASVLTVYPNPNPIGSKIYLDLADFAPQEPVTLSLYDSFGQLYQAKTVKVDAQGRTSAELFLTKAMKPGIYIIKANTSSGQKQTKIVLE, encoded by the coding sequence ATGAAGAAAGAATTTACCCTTCCGCTTCCTGTTGTTCCCGCGTTAAACATTAAACAATTAGTATTTCTGTTCTTGAGCTTACTAATGAGCTCCTCCGGCTTTTCTGCTCCTAATAATAGCAAACCGGTAAAAGCTTACCCAGGTACAATAGTGGCGGGCGAGACAATCGCTAGCTTTACCCTTATAAATGCCGACACCGAGCAAGGTATTCAAACCATAGCGAGCGGCAACACTATAAATCTGGCGGCCTTATCAACTAAAAATTTAAACATCCGGGTTAATACCAGTCCAGCTACAGTGGGTAGTGTGAAAATGATTTTAAGCGGGGCACAATCAAAAACTACAACCGAAACAGGTGCCCCTTATGCTTTATTTGGCGATGTAAACAGCAATTATAACGCTTGGGTACCCGCAGTGGGAAATTATACCTTACAAGCTATACCTTACTCGGGAGCCAACGGAGGGGGTACAGCTGGTACCGCTAAAACAATTACCTTTTCCGTTGTGAATTCAAGTTCCCAACCCACTATTCAGGTTAATTTCCAGGATCCGGCTACCGTACCCCCTGCGGGCTGGGCCCGCGATTACGGCCAGCCTTATGGGTTACGAACCGGCGCTAATCAGGGTAATAACCTGACCTACGGTTGGAAAAATCGTTTGAATAATAGCTTACTGGATATTTCCGTGGGCGGTACTACTCCCGGCAACGGCCGGAATCGGAATTCTATTCTTAACCCGGACATTAATGTGCTGCAAGCTACTTTGATGCACATGCAGTCGGATGATATTCCGGGAACTTTTGACGGTACCAAAGCCGAAGCTTACTGGGAAGTAAAAGTGCCCAATGGTATTTACGACGTAACGGTTTCGGCGGGCGACGCCGGTGTTTACTCTATTCCGGAAAGACACTCTTTAAACGTGGAAGGAGCTACGGCGATTGATAGATTTGCCCCCACCGGCGCGGCCGGCGCCAGCACCCGCTTTAAATCGGCCACCGTACAGGTAACCGTTACCGACGGCAATTTAACCATTGATGCCGATGGCGGGACGAACACCAAAATCAACTCGGCCCGGATTGTACCCGTTTCTACTAGTCCTTACACGTTCTGGTCGGTGAATGAGCAATTATTAACGATTGAAAAAGGTGGTTCTACGGTCAACAAAACTTTTTCTTTAGACTTAAGCAATTCCAGTAACCGAACCGATGTGCAGTATACCGTATCCGCCTTATACGGGGCGGGAGCGAGCGGCTGGTTAAGTTTTACGCCTACCCATACCGGCGCGGAACCAAATGTATCTTTTAACTATGCTGCTGCTCAGAACCTGCCTATCGGTACCTATCAAGCTACCGTTAAAGCAACTGCTACTGGTTTTACGGCGGGTAGTGTTAGTATTCAAGTTACCGTAAGCGCTCCGCAGCCGTACGTTATCTCGTCTACCCCCGCCAATGGGGCTACCAACGTTAGTGTTAATACCTCCAGCATTGCGGCCAATAACCTGTTTGTTCCCACTGTAGCCGGTTACCCGGGCGGGGTAGATAACAGTACTATTACCAGCAGTACCGTTAAACTCTTGAAAGTAGTGGGCAGTACCACTACCCAGGTGGCCGGAGTGGTGCAGGGTACGGGTGGCGGCGATGCCATCAGCTTTTCGCCTACCTTTGCTTTAGAAGCTAATACTACCTATAAATTTATGGTAACCGAGGGCGTAAAATCTTATCCTGGGGCTTCCTTTATTCCGTACACGGCTACTTTTACTACCGGAGCTGCCATTGAACCCACGGATCCTTTATCGGTAGAGTTTACTAAAGTGCCTATATCGGGTACGCAGAACAAAAAGTATACTTCTTTAGTAATCGGGCCCGATGATAAGTTGTATGCCTTACGATTGGATGGTAATATTGAACGCTTTGCCATTAATCATCTGAATGGTAGTCTTACCTTCCAAACTACTATTACCACCTTACCGGGTAAGTACGGTGGACGGTCGGCAGTTGGGTTGGTTTTTAACCCCGCTTCAACCGCGACCAATCTAATTGCTTACGTGTCGCATTGTTCTTCCGGCTTGTCGGGGGCCGCTGAGTTTGATGGTAAGATCTCTAAATTAACGGGAGCTAACCTGGGCACAGAACAATTGCTGGTTACCAACTTGCCTCGCTCCACTAAAGATCACTTGGTGAATAGTTTAGCCTTCGGCCCAGATGGCGCTTTGTATTTCTGCCAAGGTAGTAATAGCTCGATGGGCGCTTATGACGGTACCTGGCAGCGCCCCGAAAGTTTATTAGCCGGAGCCGTGCTGCGCTTAGATTTAGTAAAATTAGGCAGCTCTACTTTAGACGCTAGAACTACTTCAAACCAGAGCTTAATTAATAATGCAACTGCGAGCCAGTTACGGTTTTCGGATGATACTTATAACCCTTACGCCAGTAATGCACCATTAACCATTTATGCTTCCGGTATTCGGAATGCCTACGATCTGGTTTGGCACAGCAACGGCCAACTCTATGCGGCAGCCAATGGCTCGGCAGCGGGCGGTAACACGCCGGCTTCGGTAACGGGTACCCGCCGACCTAATGGCACTTTCTACAACGGTCCGGCAGTAATTGCTACTTCGGGCGTACAGGTACAAAACGATTGGTTGTTCCGCATCAATCCTTTAAAAGGAGTTGGTTACTTTGGTCACCCCAATCCGCTCCGGGGCGAATACGTGGCCAACCGAGGTTTTGCTGATAATGCCAAATACCCGAATGGTTTGGAGGCAGATCCTAATTACCGGGGAGCGGCCTTTAACTTTGGGCTGAACCGTTCGCCTAATGGCACCATCGAGTACAAGAGCAATACCTTTAACGGAGCTTTAAAAGGCAAGCTGCTCGTGTGCCGCTTTAGTGGGGGCGGCGATATTATCGTTCTAAAACCCGGTTCGGTGGTGATAAATAGTCCTGAAACGGATTACGACATTACAGACAACTATCCTGGCGCAGGCACGGCAGGTTTAGTCGGGATGTCGGGCTTTATTAACCCCTTGGATATTGTGGAAGACGTGCAGACCGGTAATTTGTACGTAATTGAATTCAATTGGAACAACATTCCGGATAGAACGGCGCAGATTACCTTGCTACGGGTAAGCAGTATTTCCGACGACGAAGGTTTTGCCACCGCTTTCCCCGAGCAGATTACCGCCACCGAAGTAGTAGGAGTAACTCAAACCGCTACGCCCCCGGTAGCCGCTTCCTGGGCAAAAAAACCGACAGCTAATAAAGATAAGAAAAAGAAGAAAGATGATGAAAACTTGCCGGATTATTCGAAAGTAACACCGCACGCGGTAACGATCTCCAATACCGGCCGGGGTAACCTGAAACTGAAAAACTTAGCCATTATTGGAGAGAATGCGAGCGAGTTCCGGATGCTAAACCAGCCGGATGCTAAACCGAACAAACCAGTAAAAATTCGGAAAAATAGTTCAGTTACGTTTAACGTAGCATTCTTCCCAGCTACGGAAGGCTTTAAAACGGCGAAGCTGGAAGGAGTGGGTAGTAAGAAAAAGAAAGACCAAGTAGTTTCGGTGGAATTGTTTGGCTTAGGTATTCAATACGAAGGCAGTGATACTACTGGCATCGATTCAGTGGCCAATAAGGCAATGAAAAAATCGGCGGCTAAGGTTAGTAAAAAACTAACTGATAAAGCATCGGTTCTTACCGTATATCCCAATCCAAATCCTATCGGATCGAAGATATACCTGGACCTGGCTGATTTTGCGCCGCAGGAGCCGGTTACTCTCAGCTTGTACGATTCTTTTGGCCAATTGTACCAGGCAAAAACCGTAAAAGTAGATGCTCAAGGCCGCACTTCGGCCGAACTTTTTTTAACTAAAGCTATGAAACCGGGCATTTACATAATTAAAGCCAATACTTCTTCGGGTCAAAAACAGACAAAAATTGTTCTGGAATAA
- a CDS encoding 2'-5' RNA ligase family protein, with product MMHQNPLILTLQMDEVAFAYFNDLRKQHFPPRLNYLDAHITLFHHLPASAAVTEQLATRAARQVVFPVKVAEVIKLGKGVAFKLQSEELSQLHVYLQKQWREWLTPQDQQGFRPHITVQNKVTVETAQNLFNQLVLSFQPFYLQAIGLSLWEYQGGPWQKIKDYPFL from the coding sequence ATGATGCACCAAAATCCTTTGATTCTGACCTTGCAAATGGATGAAGTTGCTTTTGCGTATTTCAATGATTTAAGAAAGCAGCATTTCCCTCCCCGCCTTAACTACCTGGATGCGCATATAACTCTTTTCCACCATTTACCCGCAAGCGCCGCCGTAACGGAACAACTGGCAACAAGGGCAGCCCGCCAGGTAGTATTTCCGGTAAAAGTAGCCGAAGTAATTAAATTGGGTAAAGGAGTCGCATTTAAGTTGCAAAGCGAGGAATTATCTCAATTACACGTTTATCTGCAAAAACAATGGCGGGAATGGCTAACCCCTCAGGACCAGCAGGGCTTTCGGCCGCATATTACCGTGCAGAATAAAGTAACCGTAGAAACAGCTCAAAACTTATTTAACCAGTTAGTTCTTTCTTTTCAACCTTTTTACCTGCAAGCTATTGGTCTGAGTTTGTGGGAGTACCAAGGTGGCCCCTGGCAAAAGATAAAAGATTATCCATTTCTCTAG
- a CDS encoding polysaccharide lyase, with amino-acid sequence MTVFKPFSYSYRLESKGFFFFITLAFLFSCEQEQLIQPKEIIQVEEALADAQIITSKDGDRSNLLVEGRFDPTIEPVFHVQTGTSYGFEVSSKRARRGSNAVRLELRRNTDQIRSEISLAGETKRERWYGTSLYLPGNDWDSDLNADGWDIITQWHAREDKGEPSRLPPISLVVSKGRLGLVVYWATREKNTNATISGKKIFDLGQVEKDKWLDLVYHINFSHKSDGELVVWKNGVKVIDYTGPNSYNDKYLPYFKAGIYKRKWYKISKRVLYIDEVRVGNGNATYKDVAPYGSVIVNPAADTPAKNKKLSLKLINANSDLLIKTITNGATLDLATLPTNNLNIKATPAGAVGSILFKLTGPQNKKVIESEAPYSLFRDKNGDFPSWTPKAGNYTLTATPYSKANGSGKAGSPVTVNFKVVNLAKDGSGTPTVSMVINKNKGVTSSRNALLTIRAVNATKMRFYDNSNSRWTNWEPVSSIKAWTLSRGDGSKWVKVQVRNAAGVMSASYADGIILRTK; translated from the coding sequence ATGACAGTATTTAAGCCATTTAGCTACTCTTATCGCCTGGAATCCAAGGGTTTCTTTTTCTTCATTACTCTTGCCTTTTTATTTTCCTGCGAACAAGAACAATTAATTCAACCAAAAGAAATTATTCAGGTAGAGGAGGCATTAGCCGATGCTCAAATTATTACCTCTAAAGATGGTGATCGTTCTAATTTATTAGTAGAAGGCCGCTTCGACCCTACCATAGAACCGGTGTTTCACGTTCAGACAGGTACTTCGTATGGCTTTGAGGTAAGCAGCAAACGAGCCCGCAGAGGCTCGAATGCGGTACGCTTAGAGCTAAGACGCAATACCGATCAGATTCGTTCTGAAATTTCTTTGGCCGGTGAAACCAAAAGGGAAAGATGGTACGGAACAAGCCTTTATTTACCCGGTAATGATTGGGATTCGGATTTAAACGCGGATGGCTGGGACATTATTACCCAATGGCACGCCCGAGAAGATAAAGGAGAACCTAGCCGCCTACCCCCAATATCTTTAGTGGTAAGTAAAGGGCGTTTAGGCCTGGTAGTGTATTGGGCCACCAGAGAAAAGAATACGAATGCTACCATTAGTGGCAAGAAAATATTTGATCTAGGACAAGTAGAAAAAGATAAGTGGTTAGATTTAGTTTATCACATTAACTTTTCGCATAAATCAGACGGCGAATTAGTGGTTTGGAAAAATGGCGTAAAAGTAATTGATTATACTGGCCCTAATAGTTACAACGATAAATACCTTCCTTACTTTAAAGCGGGCATTTACAAAAGAAAATGGTATAAAATTTCGAAACGGGTACTATATATAGATGAAGTAAGAGTTGGCAACGGCAATGCGACTTATAAAGATGTAGCTCCTTATGGCTCCGTTATCGTTAACCCCGCGGCTGATACACCGGCTAAAAATAAAAAATTAAGCTTAAAGCTGATTAATGCTAATTCCGACCTGCTCATTAAAACTATTACGAACGGGGCTACTCTGGACTTAGCTACCTTACCTACCAATAATTTAAATATTAAAGCTACCCCTGCGGGTGCCGTTGGTAGTATTCTTTTTAAATTAACAGGTCCTCAAAATAAGAAAGTAATTGAATCGGAAGCGCCTTATTCTTTATTCCGCGATAAGAATGGCGATTTTCCATCCTGGACGCCTAAAGCAGGTAACTATACTTTAACGGCCACTCCTTACTCCAAGGCTAACGGCAGTGGTAAAGCCGGCTCCCCGGTAACGGTTAATTTTAAAGTAGTGAATCTGGCAAAAGATGGCTCCGGCACGCCAACTGTAAGTATGGTTATTAATAAAAACAAAGGTGTAACCAGTTCCCGGAATGCCCTATTAACCATTCGAGCCGTTAATGCCACCAAAATGCGCTTCTACGACAATAGCAACAGCAGATGGACCAATTGGGAACCCGTTTCTTCCATCAAAGCCTGGACTTTATCGCGCGGAGATGGTTCTAAGTGGGTAAAAGTACAAGTGCGAAATGCGGCCGGCGTTATGTCGGCTTCTTATGCCGACGGCATTATATTACGAACAAAATAA
- a CDS encoding polysaccharide lyase: MKFKLLFLLSSLSLFLFSCEQEELIPPKQINESAIGIANAQIIQSVDNYRSNLLVEGRFEPTADPFLVQTGTSYGFEISSNRSRNGSNSARLEIRNEANQVRSEITLEGETQSERWYGNSLYLPGNDWDSDLNPDGWDIITQWHAREDAGEDARYPPIALVVSKGRLSMVVYWATRAENTNATVSGKKVFDLGTLEKDKWLDMVYHINFSHESDGVLEVWKNGEKVINYNGPNCYNDKSLPYFKAGIYKRRWYDITKRVVYVDEVRVGNKKADYYDVAPSGSTLVEPEELDLNDNSKKLSLNLINANSDLFIQKLTNNAVLDLASLPTKNLNISATTGSDIGSVVFKLTGRENKTVIQSQAPYTLFGDENGDYQSWIPTEGEYTLTATPYSGANGEGTAGAPVTVSFEVVNLSTDGSGTPKVTMVINKDEPITNSRRAILRIKAVNATEMRFYDDSDSEWTDWEPVAAVKSWTLSKGDGSKWVKIQVRNAANVPSESYFDGIILRTK; encoded by the coding sequence ATGAAATTTAAACTTCTCTTTCTTTTATCTTCCTTATCATTATTTTTATTTTCCTGTGAACAAGAAGAATTAATTCCACCCAAACAAATTAACGAATCGGCAATAGGTATTGCCAACGCCCAAATTATTCAATCAGTAGATAATTATCGTTCTAATTTATTAGTTGAAGGTAGATTCGAACCCACTGCCGACCCTTTTCTTGTGCAGACAGGCACTTCTTACGGTTTTGAGATAAGTAGTAACCGCTCCCGGAACGGTTCTAATTCCGCCCGGTTGGAGATAAGAAACGAAGCAAATCAAGTTCGTTCTGAAATCACCCTGGAAGGTGAAACCCAGAGCGAAAGATGGTATGGAAACAGTCTGTATTTACCCGGCAACGATTGGGATTCGGATTTAAATCCGGACGGATGGGACATTATTACGCAATGGCACGCCCGAGAAGATGCCGGCGAGGATGCGCGGTATCCGCCCATTGCTTTAGTAGTAAGTAAAGGTCGTTTAAGTATGGTGGTGTACTGGGCCACCCGCGCCGAAAATACCAACGCTACAGTAAGCGGCAAGAAAGTATTTGATTTAGGTACTCTGGAAAAAGATAAGTGGTTGGATATGGTGTACCACATTAACTTCTCGCACGAATCGGATGGGGTATTGGAGGTATGGAAAAACGGTGAGAAAGTAATTAACTACAACGGGCCTAACTGTTACAACGATAAAAGCTTACCTTATTTTAAAGCGGGTATTTACAAAAGAAGATGGTACGATATTACTAAACGGGTAGTGTACGTGGATGAAGTTAGAGTAGGTAATAAAAAAGCGGATTATTACGACGTAGCTCCTAGTGGCTCTACCTTAGTGGAACCGGAAGAATTAGATCTTAACGATAATTCTAAAAAATTAAGCTTAAACCTAATTAACGCTAACTCTGACCTGTTCATCCAGAAATTAACTAACAATGCGGTCTTGGATTTAGCCAGTTTACCCACCAAGAATTTAAATATTTCGGCTACTACTGGGTCAGATATTGGCAGCGTTGTTTTTAAATTAACCGGCCGGGAAAATAAAACTGTAATCCAATCGCAGGCACCTTATACTTTATTCGGCGATGAGAACGGCGATTACCAATCCTGGATTCCTACGGAAGGCGAGTATACGCTTACGGCTACTCCTTACTCCGGCGCCAACGGTGAAGGAACGGCGGGCGCTCCCGTAACTGTTTCCTTTGAAGTAGTAAACCTCTCCACCGATGGCTCCGGTACGCCAAAAGTAACCATGGTAATTAATAAAGATGAACCCATTACCAATTCGCGGCGAGCTATCTTAAGAATAAAAGCCGTCAATGCCACCGAAATGCGCTTCTACGACGACAGTGACAGCGAGTGGACCGACTGGGAACCGGTCGCTGCTGTTAAATCCTGGACCTTATCGAAGGGGGATGGCTCTAAGTGGGTGAAAATACAAGTGCGAAACGCCGCCAATGTACCATCTGAATCTTATTTTGATGGCATTATACTAAGAACTAAATAA